In Nicotiana tabacum cultivar K326 chromosome 21, ASM71507v2, whole genome shotgun sequence, one DNA window encodes the following:
- the LOC107804724 gene encoding uncharacterized protein LOC107804724 isoform X1: MLRVSTIWPKYSLMKRTIPVAKNAKSSLSLVQTLNNSLFWLRKMSHEAEPKTLNMPGQHEKLPSDFPTTTTPPNITTPTDAPPAVEDSPFVPDFDAIPPIRQVYEQDTRGGLRSLSAGSAEPTNFYSNSILELKFRTQVKTLQRRRRRQLHHELTVQNFLNRRTLRRLAMKHHGHRHHRLDSRKRFHHTLRMSDLRNLPNLESKLGGCLAKPIS, translated from the exons ATGCTGAGAGTTTCAACAATTTGGCCCAAGTACTCGTTAATGAAAAGAACCATTCCAGTGGCCAAAAACGCAAAATCCTCATTATCCCTTGTTCAAACTTTGAATAATTCACTATTTTGGCTAAGAAAAATGAGCCATGAGGCAGAGCCAAAGACACTAAATATGCCAGGCCAACATGAAAAACTTCCATCTGATTTTCCTACTACCACAACGCCACCAAATATCACCACGCCTACCGACGCGCCGCCGGCGGTGGAGGATTCACCTTTTGTACCTGATTTTGATGCTATTCCACCCATAAGACAAG tatatgagCAAGACACAAGGGGAGGACTCAGAAGCCTAAGTGCGGGTTCGGCTGAACCCACTAATTTTTACTCAAATAGTATACTTGAGTTAAAATTTAGAACCCAG GTGAAGACCCTCCAACGCCGTCGCCGTCGCCAACTGCACCACGAATTGACAGTCCAGAATTTTCTGAACCGCCGAACACTTCGCCGCCTAGCCATGAAGCACCACGGCCACCGACATCACCGCCTGGACAGCCGGAAGCGTTTCCACCACACGCTCCGGATGTCAGACCTCCGAAACCTCCCGAACCTGGAGAGCAAATTaggagggtgtttggctaagcctATAAGCTAG
- the LOC107804724 gene encoding uncharacterized protein LOC107804724 isoform X2, with amino-acid sequence MLRVSTIWPKYSLMKRTIPVAKNAKSSLSLVQTLNNSLFWLRKMSHEAEPKTLNMPGQHEKLPSDFPTTTTPPNITTPTDAPPAVEDSPFVPDFDAIPPIRQGEDPPTPSPSPTAPRIDSPEFSEPPNTSPPSHEAPRPPTSPPGQPEAFPPHAPDVRPPKPPEPGEQIRRVFG; translated from the exons ATGCTGAGAGTTTCAACAATTTGGCCCAAGTACTCGTTAATGAAAAGAACCATTCCAGTGGCCAAAAACGCAAAATCCTCATTATCCCTTGTTCAAACTTTGAATAATTCACTATTTTGGCTAAGAAAAATGAGCCATGAGGCAGAGCCAAAGACACTAAATATGCCAGGCCAACATGAAAAACTTCCATCTGATTTTCCTACTACCACAACGCCACCAAATATCACCACGCCTACCGACGCGCCGCCGGCGGTGGAGGATTCACCTTTTGTACCTGATTTTGATGCTATTCCACCCATAAGACAAG GTGAAGACCCTCCAACGCCGTCGCCGTCGCCAACTGCACCACGAATTGACAGTCCAGAATTTTCTGAACCGCCGAACACTTCGCCGCCTAGCCATGAAGCACCACGGCCACCGACATCACCGCCTGGACAGCCGGAAGCGTTTCCACCACACGCTCCGGATGTCAGACCTCCGAAACCTCCCGAACCTGGAGAGCAAATTaggagggtgtttggctaa